DNA sequence from the Hoylesella buccalis ATCC 35310 genome:
AAGCTGCCAAAACGAAGAAAGATCTGGAACAACTGCAATTGAAGTATGCGGCTCAGGGATATGGCGTCGCTTTCGGTTCTTACTTCGCTGCTGACGAAAAGAATGTGACGATGAACATTCTGAACGTCAGTCAGGGTGGATTGACATTGGGGCAGAAGGACTATTACCTCAACAACGATGCGGCCACCATTGCCATTCGCGACGAATATAAGAAGCACATCGCGCGCATGTTCAGCCTCTATGGATTCGATGAGGCGCAGGCACAGGCAAAGGCGGATGTCATTTTCAAAACCGAAACCGCACTTGCGTTGATTTCAAAGAGCATGACGGAGCTTCGCGACCCACAAGCCAACTACAACAAGATGACCTTGAAAGAGTTCAAGGCCAATTACCCCAACATCAACCTTGAAGGCATGGCTAATGCGGAGGGCGTGAAGAGTGAGTACATCCAGACGATGGTTGTCGGCCAACCGTCATTCTTGGAAGGATATGACAAGCTCTCGGCTGCTGCCACTGCCGACGATTTGCGCGCGTTGATGGAGTGGGATGTCATCATGTCTTCATCAAGCTATCTCACCGATGCAATCCGTGAGGCCAACTTCAACTTCTTCGGTAAGACCATGAGTGGTCGCAAGGAGGATTATCCGCTGTGGAAACGTGCCACCAATCAGGTTGAGGCGCAAATGGGCGAGGCACTCGGCAAGATGTATGTAGACCGTTATTTCCCCGAGAGTTCTAAAAAGAAGATGGAGAACTTGGTGCGCAATCTGCAAATTGCATTGGGCCAACGTATTGATGCACAAACATGGATGAGCGATACAACCAAGGCCGAAGCACATAAGAAGTTGGATAAATTCTATGTCAAAATCGGTTATCCTAACAAGTGGCGCGATTATTCTAAGTTGAATATCGACCCCGCTAAGTCGTTCTATGAGAACGTCATGGCATGCCGCCAGTTCGCACACGAAAATCATATTGCCGAGCGTGCTGGTAAGCCAGTCGACCGTGATGAGTGGTTCATGACACCGCAAACCGTGAACGCCTACTACAATCCCACCACCAACGAGATTTGTTTCCCAGCGGGAATCCTGCAATATCCGTTCTTCGACCCTAAGGCCGATGAGGCCTTCAACTATGGTGCCATAGGCGTGGTGATTGGTCATGAGATGACGCACGGATTCGATGACCAAGGTCGTCAGTACGATGCCAATGGCAATATGAACGATTGGTGGACTGCCAACGATGCGAAAGGCTTCAACGAGCGAGCCGACATGTATGCCGATTTCTTCTCCAATATCAATGTTTTGCCCGACCTCAAGGCCAACGGACGCTTCACGTTGGGTGAGAACTTGGCCGACCATGGCGGATTGCAGGTTAGTTTCCTGGCTTATAAGAACGCCACGGCGAAGAAGCCTTTGAAGACCAAAGACGGATTTACCCCCGATCAACGTTTCTTCCTGGCCTATGCAGGCGTGTGGGGACAGAACATCACCGAGCAGGAAATACGCAACCGCGTGAAGCGTGATCCCCATGCGTTGGGCAAGTGGCGCGTCAATGGCGCACTGCCTCATATCGACGCTTGGTACGAGGCTTTCAACGTGAAAGAAGGCGACAAGCTCTTTATTCCGAAGAAAAACCGCTTGGATTTGTGGTAATTCTTCCAGATTATTGAAATAATCATATCCACTCATTTGAGCATCAACTTCTCAAGTGAGTGGATTTTTTTTTGACAGTCGTTCACAATTTTCTTGAACGCAGGTGATTTACAAGCAACCTGATGCCGAGTGTATTGCAAGGGTATGAAATGCACGGGATTGACAGCCCGTCGTTTCTTTGTAAACCATTGAATATCAGCTAACAATAAAAATATTTATCGATAGCATTGTCCTTGCTCTGCAAACTCATTGACTTTGGACCTCAAACCCATGCAGATTGGAGGCTAAACTCCATGACTTTGATACCCAAACTCCATGACTTTGAAAATGTGGTCAATCTCTCTTATAAAACACTGTCAATGAGAGGTTTATGAAACAGTGTTTTTTTGCGGAAAGGGTGGGGATGCACAGGGGTGCATTCGCCATTCGCCCAATTATTTTTAGAGTGTTTGCCCGGTTGTGTATAGAATGATTAAGTGGGTGTGCGATGGCTGAAAGCTGCTGACGTAGCGAGCATTCAACTTCAATCCGTGTGGGCTTTGAGCACGCGGTGAGGCATGCGTCCATGTCCCAACAAGTTGATGGGGCAGCCGAGGTGTTGCTCCAGCTCAACCATCGACAGCTCTGTGTCGGGATGGTAGTGTACATTGTGGTTGACACAGGCCACGGCCTTCACGTTTTGCAGGATGGAGCCAATGTCGTGGCTCACGATGATGATGGCGCAATCGCGGTTGATGTCGTTGAGCATTTGGTACATCTGTTCTTGGAATTGCCTGTCAATGTAGGTGTTAGGTTCATCCAAAATCAGCACTTCTGGTCGTGCTACGATGGCGCGAGCCAGCAACACACGCTGCAACTGGCCACCACTCAGGGTGCCGATGGCACGCCGGCGCAGTTCGGTGAGCTGCATTCTGGCGAGTGTTTCATCCACCATTTGGTGGTGCTTGGACGTGAATGGGGAGAACAATTTCTTTTGTCCGCTCAGTCCCGACAGCACTACTTCCTGCACCGAGATGGGGAATTTCTTGTCGATGTCGTTGTATTGTGGGAGATAACCCATGCTGATGTGGTCTGAAAGTGTTCCGTTTCGGTAGAACTTGATTTGTCCTTCGCTCGGCTTTTTCAGACCGATGATGAGTTGTACAAGGGTAGTTTTGCCACCACCGTTCGGTCCGATGATGCCCAGAAAGTCGTGATCGTACACGGTGAGGTTCACGTCTTGCAGAACCGTTTTCTGTCCGTACGCCGCGCTGATGTTTTCTAATTGGATGATGGGTGTCATGCGGTTATTTTAGTTTTTTGGCAATACTCACCATTTCTTCACTCCAATTGTGGCTCAAAGGGTTGATGGCTATCGTTTCTGCACCCACCTCTTGGCTGACTATCTTCGTGCTTCTGGTTTCAAACTGCTTCTGCACAAACATCACTTTCACCTTCTTGTCCTTGGCCAACTGGATGGTCTTTTTCAGTTGGGCGGCACTGGGTTCGCGCCCTTCTTCCTCCACTGGAATCTGTAAAAGCTCGTAGTCGCGGGCAAAGTAGGTGAGGGCAGGGTGATCAATGAGGAAGGCCTGCGACTTGTCACGCGTGAGCTGTTCGCGCAGTCGCATGTCGGTAGCCTCAATGGTGTCTATCAAGGCTTCGTAATTTCGCCTGTAGGAGGCGCTGTCTCGTGCATTGATGCTGACCAACGCTTCGTAGATGTTTCGTGCGATTTGCTTTGCGTTGTTGGTGCTCATCCAGGTGTGTGGATCAGTAACGCCGTGTGATGAGTGGGCCAACTCAATGCCTTCAGACGAATCGATGATGATGGTATGTGGCGCGTTTTGGCTCAGTTTTTTCATCCATGTGCGTTCAAAGCCAATGTTTCCCACCTTGATGTACAGGTCGCTTTCGGCCAATTTCACCATTTGTTGGGCGGTTGGTTCGTAGGTTTCGGGGTTTCCGCCCTGGGGAACCATGGTGTTCACAACAAACTTCTCACCAGCAATTTGTTCGGTGAAATAACGAAGTGGCTCTATGGTCACCGTGATTTTTCGTCTCGTGTCTTGCGGGTTGGTGGTGCAAGATGCGAGAATGAGCGTGACCGTGAGCAGCAGAAGGTATTTTTTCATTGAGCGTGTCATGTATGTAATGCTTATAAAATGAGATTCATGCCATAAATGATAAGTAGGTATCTGAATATTTTTCCCAAGGTGAAAGAGAAGAGGGTGACCCAGATGTTGGCTCTTACCAGTCCTAAGACAATGGCTATGGCGCTGCCGATGATGGGCAGAAAAGCGAAGAAACCTATCCAGGCGCCGTACTGGGCCATCAGGCGTTGTGCGCGATCCAGCTTGTCGGGTTTGACATGTAGGTATTTCTCTATCCAGTCTAATCGCCCCAACGTGCCGATGAAATAATTGAACAACGACCCCATGACGTTTCCAATGGTGCCGTACACGACCAGGGGCCAGGGGTTAAGACCAGCTGCCAACAGACCCGCCATGACGGCTTCGCTGCTGAAAGGAAAGACCGATCCGGCCAAAAGCGAGGCCAAGAACATGCCCACATAGCCGTATTGTATCAAGAGATCTATCAATGTATCCATAGTTGATAACCCGTGATGGTCAGCGTGATGATGAACAGCGTGAGGCAAGTAATGCCCGACAGGCGCGAGCCGGTGAACGTGATGTAGTGGCCGATAAGGGATGAAACGCTGATAATGAGTGCAGGTAAGAGGTTGGTTAGGTGCGTGGGTTGCAGGATGATGAATACGATGGTGGCTGTCATCATCAACATGAAGGAAGAGAAAAACAAGCGAATGCGAATCTTATCTTTTGAACTGTTGAGGAGAAAATGCAGCATGCCGATAATGCCCAATGCACAGATAAAGCAGAGCGTCAGCAGGTTCAGCGAGGAAATGCTTTGGAAATCGAAGAGAGGTGCAAAGTCGGTGATGCTGGAAAAGTGATGGATGAGTGTGCCAACATCGTGCCGATAGACGTAATAGCCTCCTACAAACCAATAGGGAGTGATGACAGCCAGCAGCGATGCCCAGAAGGTTCGCCAGCCCATGCCCATGACGTAAAACCGCAAGATAATCCACCAAATGGGGATAAGGAATAGTATTTGGACAAACCAAATACTGGCCACACCGATGAAGAAGAACGCATTGAACACGCTGCTGATGGCCGATTTGTCTTGATAGGCGCGGAACATGAACAAATAAGTGAGGGCAAAACAAAGTTGAACGATGCAGGCATCCAGGTGAACAAACAAGGGTAGGGCAGCGACAGAGAGTACAAGATACGAACAAGACAGCATGCGACTATAGGTTCGTATCAAACTGTGCTGGTTGTTCAGTTCGACCATGGTCAAAGTAGTCATGAGCATCAGTATGAACTGAGGCCACAACTGCTGTTGAAGCAAACCGCCCATGAACCAAATGCCTATCGCATATACCATGGTGATGGGCAGGGCATATCGACTTCCTGCTATTCTGTTTTGTAATCTATGCGTCATGAATCAAACCAAACGACACTGTAAGTGCATTCTCGAGTTAAAGCATCGGTGACGACAGCTGTTCGTACTTGATGGATTGGCCAGCCGATCTTCGTGTGAGCGAGCGTAGACATTTATAGGTCTTTGCCGATGTCTTTTCGGAAATATACGTCTTGAAAATCAATCTTTTTTGCTGCTGCAAAACTCTTATTCAGTGCCTCGTCTTTGTCTTTTCCGTATGAACAAACGGCCAAAACCCTGCCGCCAGCCGTTACAACTCGCCCATCTTTCACCGCCGTTCCGCTGTGAAAGACAATGCTGTCTTTTACCGTTTCGAGTCCTGAGATAGGATATCCCTTGGTATAGGCTTGCGGATAACCGCCGCTGACGAGCATGACGCACACGGCTGCGCGTTCGTCAAAGGTGACAACACGCTTGTCTAAGTTGCCTTCGGCAGTGCCCTCAAACAAATCAACAAGGTCGCTTTCAAGTCTCAGCATTACGCTTTCGGTCTCTGGATCGCC
Encoded proteins:
- a CDS encoding M13 family metallopeptidase — protein: MKHLFPIMMLMVAPSMGMAQSKSGLVEANFDKSVRPADDFYQFATGGWQKKHPLPAAYSRFGSFDQLAEDNNKRINTILGELQKKTYKKGTMEQKLSDFYKLAMDADRRNKEGIKPVKPLLDEMEAAKTKKDLEQLQLKYAAQGYGVAFGSYFAADEKNVTMNILNVSQGGLTLGQKDYYLNNDAATIAIRDEYKKHIARMFSLYGFDEAQAQAKADVIFKTETALALISKSMTELRDPQANYNKMTLKEFKANYPNINLEGMANAEGVKSEYIQTMVVGQPSFLEGYDKLSAAATADDLRALMEWDVIMSSSSYLTDAIREANFNFFGKTMSGRKEDYPLWKRATNQVEAQMGEALGKMYVDRYFPESSKKKMENLVRNLQIALGQRIDAQTWMSDTTKAEAHKKLDKFYVKIGYPNKWRDYSKLNIDPAKSFYENVMACRQFAHENHIAERAGKPVDRDEWFMTPQTVNAYYNPTTNEICFPAGILQYPFFDPKADEAFNYGAIGVVIGHEMTHGFDDQGRQYDANGNMNDWWTANDAKGFNERADMYADFFSNINVLPDLKANGRFTLGENLADHGGLQVSFLAYKNATAKKPLKTKDGFTPDQRFFLAYAGVWGQNITEQEIRNRVKRDPHALGKWRVNGALPHIDAWYEAFNVKEGDKLFIPKKNRLDLW
- a CDS encoding metal ABC transporter ATP-binding protein, translated to MTPIIQLENISAAYGQKTVLQDVNLTVYDHDFLGIIGPNGGGKTTLVQLIIGLKKPSEGQIKFYRNGTLSDHISMGYLPQYNDIDKKFPISVQEVVLSGLSGQKKLFSPFTSKHHQMVDETLARMQLTELRRRAIGTLSGGQLQRVLLARAIVARPEVLILDEPNTYIDRQFQEQMYQMLNDINRDCAIIIVSHDIGSILQNVKAVACVNHNVHYHPDTELSMVELEQHLGCPINLLGHGRMPHRVLKAHTD
- a CDS encoding metal ABC transporter solute-binding protein, Zn/Mn family; the encoded protein is MKKYLLLLTVTLILASCTTNPQDTRRKITVTIEPLRYFTEQIAGEKFVVNTMVPQGGNPETYEPTAQQMVKLAESDLYIKVGNIGFERTWMKKLSQNAPHTIIIDSSEGIELAHSSHGVTDPHTWMSTNNAKQIARNIYEALVSINARDSASYRRNYEALIDTIEATDMRLREQLTRDKSQAFLIDHPALTYFARDYELLQIPVEEEGREPSAAQLKKTIQLAKDKKVKVMFVQKQFETRSTKIVSQEVGAETIAINPLSHNWSEEMVSIAKKLK
- a CDS encoding YqaA family protein, with product MDTLIDLLIQYGYVGMFLASLLAGSVFPFSSEAVMAGLLAAGLNPWPLVVYGTIGNVMGSLFNYFIGTLGRLDWIEKYLHVKPDKLDRAQRLMAQYGAWIGFFAFLPIIGSAIAIVLGLVRANIWVTLFSFTLGKIFRYLLIIYGMNLIL